The sequence GGCAGCACGAACACGTCGGAGAGAGAGTATAATTTAATGAGTTCATGCTTCCCCACATGCGGAAGGCAGAGGATATGCTTGTCATGATATATATCCGGCTGGCCGACCATTACCAGCATTATCTCTGGGATGTCTTTCTGGAGCCTTCGCACGGCATCAACCAGATACATCACGCCCTTTTGTGGGTCATTCCTTCCAACAAACAGCACAACGAATCGGTTATCAAGTTTGTATTTTCTTTGGATGTCATCCGCATTTTGGTGTTTGAATGTCTCAGTATCCACACCGTTTGGAATAATCGTAATCTTATCATGTTCGATTCCAAATGTTTGCTCCAGTTCTTCTTGTATGGACTTTGATACTGCAATGAACCTGTCCACCATGGCCATCACATTTTTCTCCATCATAACACTAAGCCCGTCTGGCTTCGTTCTGTTGATATCTATACTGTGAACTGTCATCACCAGTGGCAGCCGGGTGCTCTGCTTTGATAATGCAGCAGCTAACTGGATCAACCCACCATGCGAGTGTAACAGATCCAGACTACCACCTGAAAACTGTTTCTTCACCATCGCAGCCACATTGATGTTGGTCAGTATCTTTTTATATACCGCACTGAAATTATTAGATGCCTGATAATGAAGTTCTGGTAGTCCGTGTACCCATACGTTTCGGACCAACGGTTCGTTCGATTCCTGTACATTGGATGTAAACACATGTATCTGATCATTTCCGATTGCAAGACTTTTGGTTAACTCACCTACATGGATGCCCACTCCACCAAAAAAATTTGGTGGATACTCATAAGAAAGGATTCCTATGTTCGCACCAGTGTCGGTCCTTTTTAGACTGAAATCCGTAATTATACCCCCACACTTTATCCCGTTATAGTATCACAGCCAATTAGGTATGTTGACCCTTTAAATTAGAACCCCCGATAATTTAATGGCGTCATTTCTCGTATCCCATAAAACAGGAAACTACTTTAGCTCATGATGTACATTTATACGTGAGAATCTACGTTAAAGGTGACGCTCAAATGCCTAAACCACTCGTTGTTGGAAACGGTTCACTGCTAGTGAATCTTGATATGAATGCAAGCATCCGGGACATGTACTTCCCCCATATTGGAAATGAGAACCATGTGAATGGACGACATTGTAGGATAGGGGTGAAAGTGGAAGGAAAAAACCTTGGTATGGTCTCTCTGATCGGCGATGATTGGAGCCACAAACTTGGTTACCAGAAAGATCGGTTGGTAACTGATAGCTACTATCGCAACGATCGTCTTGAAATTGAGTTGAAGCTTAACGAATGTGTACATCCTCATGAGAATGTATTCATTCGAAAGATAGCAATAACCAATACCGATACCATAGATGTGGACCTGAAGCTACTTTTCAGCCATGATATTGCCCTTTACGAGAACCCGAACGGTGATACGGCTATCTTTGACCCTGCATTGCAATCCATAATACATTATCAGGACTCGCGCTACTTCCTTATTAGTGGCTCACCATACTTTGACCAGTATGAAGTAGGTCCAAAAGGGACAGATGAATCTGGTACTATTAAGTCTGGAGAGCTTAACATGAACTCCATTCAGGTTGGGGCAGTGAAAAGTATAATAAGTTTCTCCCAGCATCTGGCAGCGGGAGAAACAAAAATAATATATTGCTGGATCGCAGTAGGGAAAACTTTCTTTGAAGTCAAGCGGCTCAATGAGCTTGTCCATAATACAACACCTGAAAAGATCATGAGTTATGTAGGACAGCACTCTTATTCATGGGTGAACAAGGAAAAGTACGATTTTTTTGATCTTCCGCCAAAAGTGGGAGACTTATTCAAACACAGTCTACTTATTATAAGATCGCAGATCGATAACGATGGCGCGATCATAGCTGCCAATGATAGTGATATTCTTGGAAGGTTCAACATGGATTCATACAGTTATATGTGGCCGCGAGACAGTGCATTTGTTGCCATGGCACTGGACATAACTCGTTACTCAGGGACTGCGCAAAAATTCTTTAAATACTGTCAAGTACTTCTCCATGATCACGGATATTTCCTGCAAAAATACAATCCTACAGGTACCCTTGCAAGTGGTTGGATGCCTTGGATAACAGCTGAGGGAAATATCCAACTTCCGATACAGGAAGATAGTACAGCACTTATTATCGTGGCTTTGTGGAATCATTATAAAATTACAAGATCTATCGAGAACATCGATTCGGCCTATCACTCAATGATAATACCAGCTGCCGAGTTCATGACCAAGTACAGGGATCCTTCTACTGGACTCCCAAAACCCAGTTATAATCTGTGGGAGGAAAAAAGAGCGGTTCACAGCTATACATGTTCGACAGTTTATGCGGGACTCATATGTGCTGCCAAGTTTGCAACAATGTATGGAGACACTAACCTTGCAGAAA comes from Methanococcoides sp. AM1 and encodes:
- a CDS encoding glycosyltransferase family 4 protein; protein product: MGIHVGELTKSLAIGNDQIHVFTSNVQESNEPLVRNVWVHGLPELHYQASNNFSAVYKKILTNINVAAMVKKQFSGGSLDLLHSHGGLIQLAAALSKQSTRLPLVMTVHSIDINRTKPDGLSVMMEKNVMAMVDRFIAVSKSIQEELEQTFGIEHDKITIIPNGVDTETFKHQNADDIQRKYKLDNRFVVLFVGRNDPQKGVMYLVDAVRRLQKDIPEIMLVMVGQPDIYHDKHILCLPHVGKHELIKLYSLSDVFVLPSIYEPFGIVLMEAMACETACIGTRVGGIPDIIDHNRTGVLVEPESGANIAEAIDRLYHDPEKRCLMGKMGRERAITYFDWQDIAKKTGEVYRQVLN
- a CDS encoding glycoside hydrolase family 15 protein, with amino-acid sequence MPKPLVVGNGSLLVNLDMNASIRDMYFPHIGNENHVNGRHCRIGVKVEGKNLGMVSLIGDDWSHKLGYQKDRLVTDSYYRNDRLEIELKLNECVHPHENVFIRKIAITNTDTIDVDLKLLFSHDIALYENPNGDTAIFDPALQSIIHYQDSRYFLISGSPYFDQYEVGPKGTDESGTIKSGELNMNSIQVGAVKSIISFSQHLAAGETKIIYCWIAVGKTFFEVKRLNELVHNTTPEKIMSYVGQHSYSWVNKEKYDFFDLPPKVGDLFKHSLLIIRSQIDNDGAIIAANDSDILGRFNMDSYSYMWPRDSAFVAMALDITRYSGTAQKFFKYCQVLLHDHGYFLQKYNPTGTLASGWMPWITAEGNIQLPIQEDSTALIIVALWNHYKITRSIENIDSAYHSMIIPAAEFMTKYRDPSTGLPKPSYNLWEEKRAVHSYTCSTVYAGLICAAKFATMYGDTNLAESYNKAAMEIKWGIENHLYDKELGRFLRSINPRDETVDASLYAVSQFGVLPPDDARVVSTMKSIENILSVKTEVGGIARFYKDKYQEVAQYDPEIIPGNPWFICTLWVAQWYIQMAKSISDLQKAREIILWVTDRATETGMLAEQLNPFDGSPLSVSPLTWAHATFVLTVMAFVEKAKSLE